One Candidatus Polarisedimenticolia bacterium genomic window, GACGCGGATGCCCAGCTTTTCGAGGGATCGGATCAGCATCGCTGCTGAGCGGTCGTTGGCGCAGATCACCGCCTCCACCTGCCGCCCGGTGGCAAGGCCTTTGACGAATCCCAGGTCGTCCGGCTGTCCCACCCTGAGAAAATCCGGCCTCAAAGGCAGTTTCCGGTCCAACATCGCCTCTCGCGCCCCGGCGACGCGGATGCTCACCGTGGGCGCGAAAAATGGAGGCGCGACGAAGGCGAGGCGCCTGCACCCCAGCTTGAGGAGGTGCGCCGCGAGCAGGTAGCCGCTCGCGAAGTTGTCGATGCCCACCAGGTCGAACTCGCTCCGGGCCGGGAAAGGGCCAAGGTCGCGGTCGAGGAGCACGAGGGCGATTCCCGCCTTCCGCAGGCGCTCGGCGAGATGGCGGTTTGCCTCCTCCTTCTCTTCGGTGTGCTCGAGGGGGGCGAAGAAGACGCCGCTCACCCTGCGCTGGATGAACTGCTCGCAAAGCTCCTCCGCGGCTTCCACGCCGGTAGCCTCCGGGCGCGGCACCTGCCCGCCTCCGCCCCAGAGGAGAGCGTAGTCGTGGACCCGTGCCAGGCCGGCCAGCTCGCCGCAGATCACTTCGAAGATCTCCGTTGTTCCCAGTCCGGGTATCAGGAGGCCGAGGTGCCGCTGTGCCCGATCGCTTCCGGCGGAAGCCGGACTCCGCAGGA contains:
- a CDS encoding GntR family transcriptional regulator yields the protein MAAEAKHRRISRELLAEIAAGKYRPPERLPSEAELVERFRVSRPTAARALRDLVDQGLIERRVGSGTFLRSPASAGSDRAQRHLGLLIPGLGTTEIFEVICGELAGLARVHDYALLWGGGGQVPRPEATGVEAAEELCEQFIQRRVSGVFFAPLEHTEEKEEANRHLAERLRKAGIALVLLDRDLGPFPARSEFDLVGIDNFASGYLLAAHLLKLGCRRLAFVAPPFFAPTVSIRVAGAREAMLDRKLPLRPDFLRVGQPDDLGFVKGLATGRQVEAVICANDRSAAMLIRSLEKLGIRVPRGIRVVGFDDVKYATLLSVQLTTMHQPCREIAVTAFRAMLDRIADPSLPPRSFVLTATLVVRESCGAYLPGRSR